One Thermicanus aegyptius DSM 12793 DNA segment encodes these proteins:
- a CDS encoding UDP-glucose dehydrogenase family protein, whose amino-acid sequence MKILIIGTGYVGTATALALAHMGWNVTGLDKEDRIITLLNSGHLPFFEPDMEEFLQKQLGKGNLRFTTKAEEAIQNQEVIFICVGTPAKEDGSADLSYVKMAAETVARYMRNYTLIVNKSTSPIGTQEKIVRWIRDAQPKKGAVPFDVVSNPEFLREGSALRDVLQPDRIVIGSDSHRATAMLRHLYQSMKCPMLVTTPRTAEMIKYAANSFLAVKISFINELARLCDKVEVDVKDVASGIGLDPRVGGSFLQAGIGYGGSCFPKDVEALLHTARSYHGQLSILERAAAVNRQQQVYALKQLKKIIGSFQGKTVAVFGISFKPGTDDLRESPSLHLIRRLLQKGASVAVHDPVARLPQELGDEGVKQYETPERAAEGADAIMINTDWPDYRRIDWKKIGEVMREPVLFDGRNMLDKGLIIEAGFQYRGIGR is encoded by the coding sequence ATGAAGATTTTAATCATCGGAACGGGATATGTTGGAACGGCCACCGCCCTCGCATTAGCCCATATGGGCTGGAATGTAACCGGATTGGACAAGGAGGATCGCATCATTACCCTGCTCAATAGCGGCCATCTCCCTTTTTTTGAACCGGATATGGAGGAATTTCTACAAAAACAGCTCGGGAAAGGAAATCTCCGGTTTACCACGAAAGCGGAAGAAGCGATTCAGAATCAGGAGGTCATCTTCATCTGTGTCGGGACACCGGCCAAAGAGGATGGAAGCGCAGATTTAAGTTATGTAAAAATGGCAGCCGAAACTGTTGCAAGATATATGCGAAACTATACGTTGATCGTAAATAAAAGCACTTCCCCCATCGGAACCCAGGAAAAAATCGTGCGGTGGATTCGGGACGCACAACCCAAAAAGGGCGCCGTTCCGTTTGATGTCGTCTCCAACCCGGAATTTCTGAGAGAAGGTTCCGCATTGCGGGATGTGCTTCAGCCGGATCGTATCGTCATTGGAAGCGATAGCCATCGTGCTACCGCCATGCTGCGGCATCTCTATCAATCGATGAAGTGCCCTATGCTCGTCACAACACCCAGGACTGCGGAGATGATTAAATATGCGGCGAACAGCTTCTTGGCCGTAAAAATATCTTTCATCAATGAGTTGGCCAGACTATGCGACAAGGTGGAGGTGGATGTGAAGGACGTCGCTTCCGGAATCGGACTCGATCCGAGGGTCGGTGGGAGTTTCCTCCAGGCCGGCATCGGATATGGCGGATCCTGTTTTCCCAAAGATGTAGAGGCCCTTCTCCATACCGCGAGGAGCTATCATGGTCAATTGTCGATCTTGGAAAGGGCAGCCGCCGTAAATCGCCAACAGCAGGTTTATGCGCTGAAGCAATTAAAGAAGATCATCGGCTCGTTTCAAGGAAAAACGGTGGCGGTATTCGGGATTTCCTTTAAACCGGGCACCGATGATTTACGGGAATCCCCCTCTCTTCATCTGATTCGGCGCTTATTACAAAAAGGAGCGTCGGTGGCGGTCCATGATCCTGTGGCGAGACTCCCCCAGGAACTTGGCGACGAAGGGGTGAAACAGTACGAAACGCCGGAGCGAGCGGCAGAGGGAGCCGACGCGATCATGATCAACACCGATTGGCCGGATTATCGTCGTATCGACTGGAAAAAAATAGGTGAGGTGATGAGGGAACCTGTCCTTTTCGATGGCCGGAATATGTTAGACAAGGGGCTCATCATCGAAGCAGGATTTCAGTATCGGGGGATAGGAAGGTGA
- a CDS encoding glycosyltransferase family 4 protein codes for MKVLMISTEKLPVPNIRGGAIQTYICGVMGLLAKRHKITILGRTDPDLPVDEISGGIRFARVESNGQFDVYRKNVIDFLKRAKNPYDLIHMFNRPKLVIPVRQVYPDARILLSMHNDMFNPGKISRSEGEAAVEETERIITISDFIGEKICKDIPKAVGKTKTIYSGVDLKRFIPWSMSEQARLTRNRLRAEYGLTHKKVILFVGRLTPKKGPHVLIRAMSYLKQNNAALVLVGGSWYSDNTITDYVAYVKALAARSPHPVIIPGYIPTDQIHQWFSVGDVFVLTSLWEEPLARVLYEAMASGLPILTTARGGNTEVVQNNGLIVKNPENPQEYAEKLDELFSHPKRGQQMGMNGRRMAEERFSWNRVAEEILHVWEGSG; via the coding sequence ATGAAGGTTTTAATGATCAGTACGGAAAAGCTTCCGGTCCCCAATATTCGAGGCGGAGCCATTCAGACTTATATTTGCGGTGTGATGGGCTTGCTTGCAAAACGGCACAAAATCACCATTCTCGGAAGGACGGATCCCGACTTGCCGGTTGACGAGATATCGGGAGGGATTCGCTTTGCCCGTGTCGAATCCAATGGCCAGTTTGATGTCTACCGGAAGAATGTGATTGATTTTCTGAAGAGAGCTAAAAATCCTTACGATCTCATCCATATGTTTAATCGTCCCAAATTGGTGATCCCGGTGCGGCAGGTATATCCCGATGCCCGTATCCTCTTAAGCATGCACAACGATATGTTCAATCCCGGGAAGATCAGCCGGAGTGAAGGGGAGGCCGCCGTCGAGGAGACGGAAAGAATCATTACGATTAGCGATTTTATTGGAGAAAAGATCTGTAAAGATATTCCCAAAGCGGTCGGCAAGACAAAAACGATTTATTCCGGCGTTGACTTGAAACGGTTTATTCCCTGGTCCATGTCGGAACAGGCGCGGCTCACGAGAAATCGGCTGCGGGCGGAATACGGCTTGACCCATAAGAAAGTGATCTTATTTGTCGGCAGGCTCACCCCTAAAAAAGGACCCCATGTACTGATCCGGGCGATGTCCTATTTGAAACAAAACAATGCGGCACTCGTCCTCGTGGGAGGTTCCTGGTACAGCGATAACACCATCACCGATTATGTGGCTTACGTGAAGGCTCTGGCTGCCCGCTCCCCGCATCCGGTAATTATCCCGGGGTATATTCCCACAGATCAGATTCATCAATGGTTTTCCGTTGGAGATGTGTTCGTTTTAACCTCACTGTGGGAAGAACCGCTGGCACGGGTCCTATATGAAGCGATGGCCTCCGGGCTTCCGATCCTGACCACCGCACGGGGCGGAAACACGGAAGTGGTGCAAAACAACGGCTTGATCGTGAAAAATCCGGAAAACCCGCAGGAATATGCTGAGAAGCTCGATGAACTATTTTCCCATCCCAAACGCGGGCAACAAATGGGAATGAATGGGCGGCGCATGGCGGAAGAGCGATTTAGTTGGAACCGGGTGGCTGAGGAGATTTTACACGTGTGGGAAGGAAGCGGCTGA
- a CDS encoding NAD-dependent epimerase/dehydratase family protein produces MRILVTGAAGFIGSHLCERLLQERSHEVIGVDAFVPTTPRWIKERNLSSLVKQPGFFLVEQDLLHLSWEKHLEGIDVVYHLAAIPGVRSSWGGNFPDYVSNNIVATQRLLEAVKDIAPQKFIYISTSSVYGEKWGQIDESASTEPLSPYGVSKLTGEHLCRIYRANYGIPVVILRYFTVYGPRQRPDMAFHRFIRKVFEGKPIPVFGDGMQSRDFTYVTDCVEATYSVMNAENVIGETINIGGTERATVLESISILEQLFGYPIPIDKKTEARGEPKHTWADISKAERLLGYRPKVSLREGLRLEIKDLSRLYRTDHRSLPDP; encoded by the coding sequence ATGAGGATTTTAGTAACTGGGGCGGCGGGTTTCATAGGCTCCCACCTCTGTGAACGATTGCTTCAAGAAAGAAGCCATGAAGTGATCGGAGTGGATGCCTTTGTCCCTACCACCCCAAGATGGATCAAGGAAAGAAATCTCTCATCTCTGGTTAAACAACCCGGATTCTTCTTGGTAGAACAAGATTTGCTCCATCTATCCTGGGAAAAGCATCTGGAGGGCATTGATGTGGTTTATCACCTCGCCGCGATCCCAGGGGTGAGATCGAGCTGGGGGGGAAATTTCCCCGATTATGTATCCAATAATATCGTGGCTACCCAAAGATTATTGGAAGCCGTAAAGGACATCGCGCCGCAAAAGTTCATCTACATTTCCACCTCATCGGTCTATGGAGAAAAGTGGGGACAGATCGATGAATCGGCAAGCACCGAGCCTCTATCCCCATATGGAGTGAGCAAACTGACGGGAGAACATCTCTGCAGAATCTATCGGGCCAACTACGGCATCCCCGTCGTCATCCTCCGATATTTTACGGTTTACGGTCCCAGGCAACGGCCGGATATGGCATTCCATCGGTTTATACGAAAGGTGTTCGAGGGGAAGCCGATCCCCGTGTTTGGAGACGGAATGCAGTCGCGTGATTTTACTTATGTCACCGATTGTGTTGAAGCCACCTATTCTGTGATGAATGCTGAAAACGTGATTGGAGAGACGATAAACATTGGAGGAACAGAAAGAGCTACCGTATTGGAATCCATTTCGATCTTGGAACAGTTGTTCGGTTATCCGATCCCTATTGACAAGAAAACTGAAGCCCGGGGGGAGCCCAAGCATACATGGGCCGACATATCCAAAGCAGAAAGGCTCTTGGGTTATCGACCGAAGGTTTCCCTCCGGGAAGGGCTCCGCCTGGAAATAAAAGATTTGTCCCGATTATATCGGACTGATCATAGGAGCTTACCTGATCCCTAA
- a CDS encoding long-chain-fatty-acid--CoA ligase yields the protein MVMNPWLSQYPPEIPHHLEYPRIPLYQILVDSASLFPDHEAVYFMGKRVTYKELLRLSYRFAHLLRSLGVKKGDRVAIMLPNTPQYIFCFYGTLMAGGVVVQTNPLYVEREVVNQMNDAEAKVIVALDQHYPMLSGVKEKTSLQYILLTGIKDFLPFPKNLLYPWVQKRSGKPLPEIPYDQTYRSLTAEMKAVTDRPIHAQIDPTEDLALLQYTGGTTGIPKGVMLTHHNLVVNALQAKAWNYKTQPGKEKMVAALPFFHVYGMTAALNFGLLIGASILTVPRFNPLEILKLIHQEKATLFPGAPTMYIALINHPEIKRYDLSSIEACLSGSAPLPVEVQTRFEELTGGKLVEGYGLSETSPVTHANLIYGKRVKGSIGLPWPDTEAKIVGLGSGEDLPPGEVGELAVRGPQVMKGYWRKPEDTEKAFLDGWLLTGDVGYMDEEGFFYIVDRKKDMIIAGGYNIYPREVEEVLFTHPAVKEAAVVGVPDPYRGETVKAFVVLKEGASLGEEELDRFCRQKLAAYKVPRLYEFRSELPKTMVGKVLRRVLAEEERKKLKEEKV from the coding sequence ATGGTTATGAACCCGTGGCTTTCCCAGTATCCCCCGGAGATCCCCCATCATCTGGAGTATCCTCGCATCCCTCTCTATCAGATTCTGGTAGATAGCGCTTCCTTGTTTCCGGATCATGAAGCGGTTTACTTTATGGGAAAACGAGTGACGTACAAAGAATTGCTCCGTCTTTCCTACCGCTTCGCCCACCTGTTGCGTTCATTGGGCGTGAAAAAGGGGGATCGGGTGGCCATCATGCTGCCGAACACCCCCCAATACATCTTCTGTTTTTACGGGACCCTCATGGCAGGAGGCGTGGTGGTGCAAACCAATCCCCTCTATGTGGAGCGGGAGGTGGTAAACCAGATGAACGATGCGGAGGCGAAGGTGATCGTCGCATTGGATCAGCATTATCCAATGCTTAGTGGAGTGAAGGAAAAAACCTCGCTACAGTATATTCTCCTTACGGGAATCAAGGATTTTCTCCCTTTTCCGAAAAATCTGCTCTATCCTTGGGTGCAAAAGCGGAGTGGAAAGCCCCTTCCGGAGATTCCATATGACCAAACCTACCGTTCATTGACGGCAGAAATGAAAGCGGTAACAGATCGTCCGATCCATGCGCAGATCGATCCCACCGAAGATCTCGCCCTCCTTCAATACACCGGTGGAACCACGGGAATTCCGAAGGGGGTGATGCTTACCCATCATAATTTGGTGGTAAATGCGCTGCAAGCCAAAGCTTGGAATTATAAGACCCAACCAGGAAAGGAGAAGATGGTGGCGGCCCTCCCCTTCTTCCATGTATATGGCATGACGGCTGCGCTAAACTTCGGATTGCTGATCGGAGCGTCCATCCTTACGGTTCCCCGGTTTAACCCCTTGGAGATCCTGAAATTAATTCATCAAGAAAAAGCCACCCTCTTTCCGGGAGCACCCACCATGTACATCGCCCTCATTAACCATCCGGAGATAAAACGATATGACCTCTCCTCCATTGAGGCTTGCCTCAGCGGGTCTGCCCCGTTGCCGGTAGAGGTGCAGACCCGTTTTGAAGAGTTGACCGGAGGGAAATTGGTAGAAGGGTACGGCCTGTCGGAGACCTCTCCGGTAACCCATGCCAATCTGATTTACGGAAAAAGGGTAAAGGGAAGCATCGGACTTCCCTGGCCCGATACGGAGGCGAAAATCGTTGGTCTGGGTTCCGGGGAGGATTTGCCGCCCGGTGAAGTCGGAGAGCTTGCCGTCCGGGGACCGCAGGTGATGAAGGGGTATTGGCGGAAGCCGGAGGATACGGAGAAAGCCTTTTTAGATGGGTGGCTCCTCACCGGCGACGTGGGATATATGGATGAAGAGGGGTTCTTTTATATCGTTGACCGGAAAAAAGATATGATCATCGCCGGCGGCTATAACATCTACCCCCGGGAAGTGGAGGAAGTTCTTTTTACTCATCCTGCGGTCAAAGAGGCGGCTGTGGTGGGCGTGCCGGACCCGTATCGGGGGGAGACCGTGAAAGCCTTCGTGGTATTAAAGGAGGGTGCTTCCTTAGGAGAAGAGGAACTGGATCGCTTTTGCCGGCAGAAATTAGCGGCTTACAAGGTTCCCCGCCTCTATGAATTCCGGAGCGAACTGCCGAAGACGATGGTGGGCAAGGTACTAAGGCGTGTTTTAGCAGAAGAGGAGAGGAAAAAGTTAAAAGAGGAAAAAGTCTGA